A genomic window from Candidatus Edwardsbacteria bacterium includes:
- a CDS encoding MogA/MoaB family molybdenum cofactor biosynthesis protein has protein sequence MVIRIAILTISDKGAAGQREDLSGPAIREMLSGLDAEIVAAEIIPDERVLIAEKLMHYADKISCDLVLTSGGTGFSPRDVTPEATLEVIDRLVPGIPEAMRAKGLAKTPMAMISRAAAGIRGRTLIINLPGSVKAVRENLEVILPVLPHAIEILRGAGGECGNHSNGKK, from the coding sequence ATGGTTATCAGAATCGCCATATTAACCATCAGCGATAAGGGCGCGGCCGGACAAAGAGAGGACCTTTCCGGGCCGGCCATCAGGGAGATGCTGTCCGGTCTGGATGCCGAGATCGTGGCCGCCGAAATCATCCCCGACGAGCGGGTGCTGATCGCCGAGAAGCTGATGCATTATGCCGACAAGATCTCCTGCGATCTGGTGCTGACCAGCGGGGGCACCGGCTTCTCGCCCCGCGACGTCACTCCCGAAGCCACCCTGGAGGTGATAGACCGGCTGGTGCCGGGGATCCCCGAAGCTATGCGAGCCAAAGGGCTGGCCAAGACCCCGATGGCCATGATCTCCCGGGCGGCGGCCGGCATCCGGGGGCGGACGTTGATCATCAACCTTCCCGGCAGCGTCAAGGCGGTCAGGGAGAACTTGGAGGTGATCCTGCCGGTGCTGCCCCACGCCATCGAGATACTGCGGGGAGCGGGCGGCGAGTGCGGCAATCATTCAAACGGCAAGAAATAA